One Crocosphaera sp. UHCC 0190 DNA window includes the following coding sequences:
- the glpK gene encoding glycerol kinase GlpK: MTHNQSKYVLALDLGTTGNRAIIFDHQGSIVGQAYKELTQHYPHPGWLEHDALEIWQDTRNVLEQVLEKTNIPAKDIATIGLTVQRETCLLWDKNTGKPLHKAIVWQDRRTSPLCLKLREQGKAEEIEKRTGLILDPYFSATKLAWLIDWVKENKPDMNFDHVIAGTVDTWMLWNLTGGKVHATDHSNASRTMLMNLDTRNWDQTLLDLFKIPPQIMPEIKPSMGLFGHTDADLLGVEIPITGIFGDQEAALFAHGCSRPGLLKCTYGTGSFLIVQAGHEVMRSQNRLLATVAWTTEKSANYALEGAIFTTGAAIQWLRDGLKIINHAAETETLCNQVADTNGVYFVPALSGLGAPHWDMTARGAFLGITGGVQREHMVRAVLEAIAYQVKEVVEAINKDSDMSVARLKVDGGASQNNFLMQFQADALGVPVERPAVLDATAQGAAFGAGLAVGFWDDYDALIAHRKIDRVFEPGENAAKVQGNFATWKRAVERAKHWIQE, from the coding sequence ATGACCCATAATCAATCAAAGTACGTCTTAGCTCTCGACTTAGGAACGACGGGCAATCGTGCTATAATATTTGACCATCAAGGATCAATTGTCGGTCAAGCTTATAAAGAATTAACCCAACATTATCCCCACCCTGGTTGGTTGGAACATGATGCCTTAGAAATTTGGCAAGATACCCGTAATGTTTTAGAACAGGTATTAGAAAAAACCAATATTCCCGCCAAAGATATCGCTACAATTGGTCTAACGGTACAACGAGAGACCTGTTTATTATGGGATAAAAATACAGGAAAACCCCTACATAAAGCCATTGTTTGGCAAGATAGACGAACTTCGCCCCTCTGCCTAAAATTGCGGGAACAAGGCAAAGCCGAAGAGATTGAAAAACGTACGGGATTAATTCTTGATCCCTATTTTTCCGCCACAAAATTAGCGTGGTTAATTGACTGGGTAAAGGAAAATAAACCAGACATGAATTTTGATCATGTGATTGCGGGAACCGTTGATACTTGGATGCTGTGGAACCTAACCGGGGGTAAAGTTCACGCCACCGATCATAGTAATGCCAGTCGCACCATGTTGATGAATCTTGATACCCGAAATTGGGATCAAACCTTGTTAGATTTATTCAAGATTCCCCCCCAGATTATGCCAGAAATTAAACCGAGTATGGGGCTTTTTGGTCATACGGATGCTGATTTATTGGGGGTAGAAATTCCCATTACAGGCATTTTTGGGGATCAAGAAGCGGCTTTATTTGCTCATGGTTGCAGTCGTCCAGGGTTGTTAAAATGTACCTATGGGACAGGCTCTTTCTTAATTGTCCAGGCCGGTCATGAAGTGATGCGATCGCAGAATCGACTCCTGGCCACCGTTGCTTGGACAACCGAAAAATCTGCTAATTACGCCTTAGAAGGGGCAATTTTTACCACTGGGGCCGCCATTCAATGGTTACGGGATGGCCTGAAAATTATTAATCATGCAGCCGAAACCGAAACCCTGTGTAACCAAGTTGCTGATACCAATGGGGTGTACTTTGTCCCTGCTTTAAGCGGTTTGGGGGCCCCTCATTGGGATATGACCGCACGGGGGGCATTTTTAGGCATTACAGGGGGTGTACAGCGAGAACATATGGTTCGGGCCGTTTTAGAGGCCATCGCTTATCAAGTTAAAGAGGTGGTTGAGGCCATTAACAAAGACTCAGATATGTCTGTGGCCCGCTTAAAAGTGGATGGTGGAGCCTCACAAAATAACTTTTTGATGCAGTTTCAAGCAGACGCATTAGGGGTTCCTGTGGAACGCCCTGCGGTGTTAGATGCCACGGCCCAAGGGGCCGCCTTTGGAGCGGGTTTAGCCGTGGGTTTTTGGGATGATTATGATGCTTTAATTGCCCATCGTAAAATTGATCGGGTGTTTGAACCTGGGGAAAATGCAGCGAAGGTTCAAGGGAATTTTGCGACCTGGAAACGGGCTGTAGAAAGGGCTAAACATTGGATTCAGGAGTAA
- a CDS encoding NAD(P)H-quinone oxidoreductase subunit 4 — protein MNLANFPWLTTIILFPIVAALFIPIIPDKDGKTVRWYALTVGLIDFVIIVYAFYTGYDLSNPNLQLVESYAWVPQIDLKWSVGADGLSMPLILLTGFITTLATMAAWPVTFKPKLFYFLMLLMYGGQIAVFAVQDMLLFFLVWELELVPVYLILSIWGGKRRLYAATKFILYTAGGSLFILVAALTMAFFGDTVTFDMSAIAAKGIPLNLQLFLYAGLLIAYGVKLPIFPLHTWLPDAHGEATAPAHMLLAGILLKMGGYALLRMNAGMLPDAHAYFAPVLVILGVVNIVYAALTSFAQRNLKRKIAYSSISHMGFVLIGMASFTEIGVSGAMLQMISHGLIGASLFFMVGATYDRTHTLMLDEMGGIGKKMKKIFAMWTTCSMASLALPGMSGFVAELMVFVGFATSDAYNSTFKVIVVFLAAIGVILTPIYLLSMLREILYGPENKELVSHTKLIDAEPREVFIIGCLLIPIIGIGLYPKIVTQIYDATTSQLTARLRHSVPSLVEKVEVASTYNMPLKAPAIK, from the coding sequence ATGAACCTTGCTAATTTTCCTTGGTTAACCACCATTATTCTCTTCCCCATTGTGGCCGCCTTGTTCATCCCGATCATTCCTGACAAGGACGGTAAAACCGTTAGATGGTATGCCCTGACAGTAGGATTGATCGACTTTGTCATTATTGTCTATGCCTTTTACACAGGATACGATCTCAGTAACCCCAATCTCCAATTAGTGGAAAGTTATGCTTGGGTTCCCCAAATCGACTTAAAGTGGTCAGTGGGTGCTGATGGGTTATCCATGCCCCTAATTTTATTAACAGGGTTTATCACCACTTTAGCCACCATGGCTGCTTGGCCTGTCACCTTTAAACCCAAACTCTTTTACTTCCTGATGCTGTTAATGTACGGCGGACAAATTGCCGTTTTTGCCGTACAGGATATGTTGCTGTTCTTCCTGGTGTGGGAATTAGAATTAGTCCCTGTGTATTTAATTCTTTCCATTTGGGGGGGTAAACGTCGTCTCTACGCTGCAACTAAGTTTATTCTCTACACCGCAGGGGGATCATTATTTATCCTGGTTGCTGCCTTAACCATGGCCTTTTTTGGGGATACTGTTACCTTTGATATGAGTGCGATCGCCGCCAAAGGAATTCCCCTTAATTTACAATTATTCCTCTATGCGGGTTTATTGATTGCCTATGGGGTCAAATTGCCCATTTTTCCCCTGCATACTTGGTTGCCTGATGCTCATGGAGAAGCAACAGCACCGGCCCATATGTTACTGGCGGGTATCCTCTTAAAAATGGGAGGTTATGCCCTGTTACGGATGAATGCGGGGATGTTACCCGATGCTCACGCTTATTTTGCCCCTGTGTTGGTAATTTTAGGGGTGGTGAATATTGTTTATGCGGCTTTAACGTCTTTTGCTCAACGAAACCTCAAACGAAAGATCGCCTATTCGTCTATTTCTCACATGGGTTTTGTTCTCATAGGTATGGCTTCTTTTACCGAGATTGGTGTAAGTGGGGCGATGTTACAGATGATCTCCCATGGTTTAATTGGGGCGAGTCTCTTCTTTATGGTAGGTGCTACCTATGACCGTACCCATACCCTGATGTTAGATGAAATGGGGGGTATTGGCAAGAAAATGAAGAAGATATTTGCTATGTGGACAACTTGTTCCATGGCTTCTTTAGCCTTGCCCGGAATGAGTGGTTTTGTCGCAGAATTAATGGTATTTGTGGGCTTTGCTACCAGCGATGCTTATAATTCAACTTTTAAAGTGATTGTTGTCTTTTTAGCTGCAATAGGTGTGATCTTAACGCCCATTTATTTACTGTCAATGCTGCGAGAAATACTTTATGGCCCAGAAAACAAAGAGTTAGTTTCTCATACAAAACTCATTGATGCTGAACCCAGAGAGGTATTTATCATTGGTTGTTTGCTAATTCCTATTATTGGCATTGGTTTGTATCCTAAGATTGTGACCCAGATTTATGATGCAACCACCAGTCAATTAACCGCAAGATTGAGACATTCCGTGCCAAGTTTAGTGGAAAAGGTTGAAGTTGCTTCAACCTATAATATGCCACTCAAAGCACCCGCTATTAAGTAG
- a CDS encoding YdcF family protein, producing MLLKIRSPRREIKVIPPRRAKMRIFPLIPLLTLGLWFGYKQLQSYFVQPEAIFVLGGHEDREHFAAQLALKHPNLPIWVSSGSPQGYATKIFTKAGVKSDRLHLDYHAKDTVTNFTTLVKELKSQGIDSVYLITSDNHMNRARVIGEIVFGSQGIVIKPIAVPSHGSPEPLEKIVRDGGRSLLWLLTGKTGENLIDP from the coding sequence ATGTTGCTTAAGATACGTTCTCCCAGAAGAGAAATTAAGGTTATTCCCCCTCGCAGAGCCAAAATGAGGATTTTTCCCCTGATTCCTCTGTTAACCCTCGGTCTATGGTTCGGTTATAAACAATTACAAAGCTATTTTGTCCAACCTGAAGCGATCTTTGTTTTGGGGGGACACGAAGATCGAGAACACTTTGCCGCTCAATTAGCCCTAAAACACCCGAATTTGCCGATCTGGGTGTCTTCTGGCAGTCCCCAAGGCTATGCGACCAAAATCTTTACTAAGGCAGGGGTAAAAAGCGATCGCCTTCATCTCGACTACCATGCTAAAGATACGGTAACAAATTTTACTACCTTAGTTAAAGAATTAAAATCCCAAGGAATTGATAGTGTTTATCTGATCACTTCTGATAATCACATGAACCGGGCCAGAGTCATTGGAGAAATCGTTTTTGGTAGTCAAGGAATTGTTATAAAACCCATTGCTGTTCCTTCTCATGGTTCCCCCGAACCCCTAGAAAAAATAGTAAGAGACGGGGGACGATCTTTATTATGGTTACTAACAGGAAAAACAGGGGAAAACTTAATCGATCCTTAA
- a CDS encoding Crp/Fnr family transcriptional regulator: MLTDQASSKPLNQRLAALPKSEYDRLIPHLECVTLELGQVLHQPGELIESVYFPSEAVVSFVSILENGSTTEIALIGREGMIGLPVIWGGNSSTTHAIVQMADSSMKLKADVLKREFARGGELQRQLLLYNQALFTQVAQTAACNRHHNIKQRFARWLLSFQDGSDSHYLSLTQEFMADMLGVRRAGVTVAAKFLQKKGVIDYHRGTIQILKRRELEAFACECYWLVRKEYERLLNVPPLSHEVV; the protein is encoded by the coding sequence ATGTTAACAGACCAAGCTTCTTCTAAACCCCTCAATCAACGACTAGCAGCTTTACCAAAATCAGAATATGACCGCCTGATTCCACACTTAGAATGCGTCACCCTGGAACTAGGACAAGTTCTTCACCAACCAGGAGAATTAATTGAATCAGTATACTTTCCTAGTGAAGCCGTCGTTTCTTTCGTATCTATCTTAGAGAATGGCTCAACCACTGAAATTGCTTTAATCGGCCGAGAAGGAATGATCGGTCTTCCGGTCATCTGGGGAGGAAATTCTAGCACTACCCATGCCATAGTACAGATGGCCGATAGTTCCATGAAACTAAAAGCAGATGTCCTCAAGCGGGAGTTTGCCCGTGGCGGCGAACTGCAAAGACAATTATTGCTCTATAATCAAGCTCTTTTTACCCAAGTCGCCCAAACTGCTGCCTGTAATCGCCATCATAACATAAAACAACGATTTGCTCGCTGGTTGTTGTCTTTTCAAGATGGCAGCGATAGCCATTATTTGTCTCTCACTCAAGAATTTATGGCCGATATGTTGGGGGTGCGACGTGCTGGCGTAACGGTAGCGGCCAAATTCTTACAAAAAAAAGGCGTGATCGATTATCATCGTGGGACAATTCAAATTTTGAAGCGAAGAGAATTAGAAGCCTTTGCTTGTGAGTGTTACTGGCTTGTGCGTAAGGAATATGAAAGGTTGCTGAATGTTCCCCCGCTAAGCCATGAGGTGGTATAA
- a CDS encoding carotenoid oxygenase family protein: protein MPTWSKAIAEPAQEFPLKPLPILSGQIPDGLRGTLYRNGPGRLERGGQKVGHWFDGDGAILAVHFSAAGATATYRYVNTQGYQKEAEAHQFLYPNYGMTVPGPFWKTWGKDVKNAANTSVLALPDKLLALWEGGNPYALDLDNLETKGLDNLSILTITEPFSAHPKIEAKTGNIYNFGISLGAKVILNLYKSDKTGKVNKKSTYPLDGLRIVHDFVLAGSYLVFFVPPIRVKLLPTALGFSSLSDAMEWKPELGTEILIFDRETLSLVSRSETDPWFQWHHTNGYVNDQGNIIVEFVRYPDFKTNQNLKEVATGKIQTPAKGTLWEIEINPSNSQVINQQQLLDRGLDFPITPKHQTGQFWRYTYLSVHRDQANLSQEIFGAIARFDRQLNTLSIADMGENGYPSEPIFVPNSSNSEQGWVLTVVYHGDRDRSEVRIYDSEALDHDPICCLALPHVIPLGFHGTWKQV, encoded by the coding sequence ATGCCCACTTGGTCAAAGGCGATCGCAGAACCGGCCCAAGAGTTCCCCTTAAAACCCTTACCTATTCTATCAGGACAAATCCCTGATGGACTACGAGGCACATTATACCGGAATGGGCCAGGCCGCTTAGAAAGAGGGGGTCAAAAAGTAGGTCATTGGTTTGATGGAGATGGGGCAATTTTAGCGGTTCATTTCAGTGCAGCAGGAGCAACCGCAACCTATCGTTATGTCAACACCCAAGGGTATCAAAAAGAAGCTGAAGCCCACCAATTTTTATACCCTAATTATGGCATGACTGTTCCCGGCCCCTTTTGGAAAACTTGGGGAAAAGACGTAAAAAATGCAGCAAATACATCTGTTTTGGCTTTACCAGATAAGCTTTTAGCTTTGTGGGAAGGAGGAAATCCCTATGCTTTAGATTTAGATAATTTAGAAACGAAAGGATTAGATAATTTATCGATTTTAACCATAACAGAACCCTTTTCAGCACACCCTAAAATTGAAGCAAAAACAGGAAATATTTATAATTTTGGCATCAGTTTAGGGGCAAAAGTTATCCTTAATCTTTATAAAAGTGATAAGACAGGAAAAGTTAACAAAAAATCAACTTATCCTTTAGATGGGTTACGCATTGTCCATGATTTCGTCTTGGCAGGATCTTATTTAGTCTTTTTTGTACCTCCTATTCGTGTGAAGTTGTTACCCACAGCTTTAGGGTTTTCTAGTTTAAGTGATGCAATGGAATGGAAACCGGAATTAGGGACAGAAATCTTGATTTTTGATCGGGAAACTTTATCTTTAGTTAGTCGAAGTGAAACTGATCCTTGGTTTCAATGGCATCATACTAATGGATATGTTAACGATCAAGGCAATATTATTGTTGAATTTGTGCGTTATCCTGACTTTAAAACCAATCAAAATTTAAAAGAAGTTGCTACGGGAAAAATACAAACACCCGCCAAAGGAACTCTCTGGGAAATTGAAATTAATCCTAGTAATAGTCAAGTCATTAATCAACAACAATTATTAGATCGTGGCTTGGATTTTCCCATTACTCCTAAACATCAAACCGGACAATTTTGGCGTTATACCTATCTATCAGTCCATCGAGATCAGGCAAATTTATCTCAAGAAATTTTTGGGGCGATCGCTCGTTTTGATCGTCAATTAAATACCCTAAGTATTGCAGACATGGGAGAAAATGGCTATCCATCAGAACCAATTTTTGTTCCCAATAGCTCTAATTCAGAACAAGGTTGGGTCTTAACAGTTGTTTATCATGGAGATAGGGATCGCTCAGAAGTCAGAATTTATGATAGTGAAGCCTTAGATCATGATCCTATCTGTTGTTTAGCCTTACCTCATGTGATTCCCTTAGGTTTTCATGGTACTTGGAAACAGGTATAA
- a CDS encoding TIGR03279 family radical SAM protein produces the protein MSNLTIRPAKISYVLPNSIAEEVGFEVGDAIISINGTKPRDLIDYQFLCSEEFLELEVLDTKGKIHQVELEKDYDDDLGLEFETALFDGLIQCNNHCPFCFIDQQPPGKRDSLYLKDDDYRLSFLYGSYLTLTNLTQKEWDRIEAMRLSPLFVSVHATEPEVRIRLLKNHRAGQIIEQFKWFQERRLQLHAQVVVCPGINDGIHLEKTLFDLASFYPGEIPTIISAAVVPVGLTRFRPQEDELIPVTPEKAKEVIKQVQILQEKFYHKLGSNFAWLADEWFLIAQEELPPESHYEDYPQIGNGVGSIRQFIKEFQTLATQLLPPKIDSSKTLTWVVGNAVEKAFQPLVKQLNHVENLTVNLAALRSNYWGQEITVTGLLTGQDLLSGLKDKDLGDGILLPSVMLKHDDTCFLDDMTIDEISEKLQIPIFPISNIPGLIGTFLDG, from the coding sequence ATGAGTAACCTAACCATTCGTCCCGCTAAAATTAGTTATGTTTTACCGAATTCTATTGCTGAAGAAGTTGGCTTTGAAGTGGGAGATGCGATTATTTCGATCAATGGTACAAAACCCCGTGATTTGATTGATTATCAATTTTTATGTTCCGAGGAATTTTTAGAGTTAGAGGTATTAGATACCAAGGGGAAAATTCATCAGGTAGAACTAGAAAAAGACTATGATGATGATTTGGGATTGGAGTTTGAAACGGCTTTATTTGACGGTTTAATTCAATGTAATAATCATTGTCCGTTTTGTTTTATTGATCAACAACCTCCAGGTAAGCGGGATAGTTTGTATTTGAAAGATGATGATTATCGTTTAAGTTTTCTTTATGGTAGTTATTTAACTTTAACTAATTTGACGCAAAAAGAATGGGATAGAATTGAAGCCATGCGCTTGTCTCCCTTATTTGTTTCGGTTCATGCAACGGAACCAGAGGTTAGAATTAGACTCCTAAAAAATCATCGAGCCGGACAAATTATAGAACAGTTTAAATGGTTTCAAGAAAGACGCTTACAACTTCATGCACAAGTAGTCGTTTGTCCGGGGATTAATGATGGTATTCATTTAGAAAAAACCCTGTTTGATTTAGCCAGTTTTTATCCAGGAGAAATCCCCACAATTATCTCCGCAGCAGTGGTTCCTGTGGGGTTAACTCGGTTTCGTCCTCAAGAAGATGAATTAATACCAGTTACTCCAGAAAAAGCCAAGGAAGTGATTAAACAGGTACAAATATTACAAGAAAAATTCTATCATAAACTTGGCAGTAATTTTGCTTGGTTAGCGGATGAGTGGTTTTTAATTGCTCAAGAAGAATTACCCCCAGAATCTCATTACGAAGATTATCCCCAAATTGGTAATGGTGTGGGTTCTATTCGTCAATTTATTAAGGAATTTCAAACCCTAGCAACTCAGTTATTACCCCCGAAAATAGATAGCTCAAAAACCTTAACCTGGGTTGTTGGCAATGCTGTTGAAAAAGCTTTTCAACCCTTAGTTAAACAATTGAATCACGTTGAAAATTTAACGGTTAATTTAGCTGCTTTACGGAGTAATTATTGGGGACAAGAAATTACGGTTACAGGACTTTTAACCGGTCAAGATTTACTATCAGGTTTAAAGGATAAAGACTTAGGAGATGGAATTTTATTACCATCGGTTATGCTCAAACATGATGATACTTGTTTTTTGGATGATATGACGATTGATGAAATTTCTGAAAAGCTACAAATTCCCATTTTTCCTATCAGTAACATTCCCGGATTAATTGGAACATTTTTGGACGGTTAG
- the pdxH gene encoding pyridoxamine 5'-phosphate oxidase — protein sequence MDLSALREEYTRNGLTRKALDQDPFKQFEKWFQQACQAELPEPNAMSLATVSAQGEPSIRTVLLKYFDEKGFVFFTNYESRKAQQIAENPQVALLFLWLPLERQVKIQGTATKISTAESLSYFTTRPRGSQLGAWCSAQSSVITSRQLLEMKFEEIKNKFQQGEIPLPSFWGGYRITPRRFEFWQGRPNRLHDRFSYTSGDDRTWEIHRLAP from the coding sequence ATGGATCTCAGTGCATTACGAGAAGAATATACCCGCAATGGCCTAACCCGAAAAGCTCTTGATCAAGACCCCTTTAAACAGTTTGAAAAATGGTTTCAACAAGCTTGTCAAGCGGAGTTACCGGAGCCAAATGCCATGAGTTTGGCCACGGTTTCGGCCCAAGGAGAACCCTCGATTAGAACGGTACTGTTAAAATATTTTGATGAAAAAGGATTTGTCTTTTTTACTAACTATGAAAGTCGAAAAGCTCAACAAATTGCCGAAAATCCCCAGGTTGCCCTCTTATTTTTATGGCTGCCCTTAGAACGGCAAGTTAAAATCCAAGGCACTGCAACTAAAATTTCTACAGCAGAGTCTTTATCCTATTTTACAACTCGTCCTAGAGGCAGTCAATTGGGGGCCTGGTGTTCGGCACAAAGTTCTGTTATTACCTCTCGACAACTGCTAGAAATGAAGTTTGAGGAAATTAAAAACAAATTCCAGCAGGGAGAAATCCCCCTACCTTCCTTCTGGGGAGGTTATCGCATTACTCCCCGACGGTTTGAATTTTGGCAGGGGCGACCGAACCGTTTACACGATCGCTTCTCCTATACCTCCGGGGATGATAGAACTTGGGAAATCCATCGTTTAGCCCCGTAA
- a CDS encoding Tic22 family protein — protein MKSLIRWSATLGLVGSTLLTSWLGHLPKALALPEADVLKVLQIPVFTITTADGGPLIATLADNQKVTQVFMSQQDADTFLGKLKEAQPDLAKQVKVQPVSLGQVYQLAIASSKEAEQLKFAYIPMQSAVDSAKTVLSESGQEYKGGVPLFILRGGPEQAMLTIQQNNQEVIPFFFEKAQIQAIADQLKKDQPDLAATMKIEVIPLENLIAALHQKDDAMLKQIQLIPSQETIKFIQQSMQSQQGQSQPTTPKK, from the coding sequence ATGAAATCTTTGATCCGTTGGAGTGCTACTTTAGGGTTAGTGGGAAGTACGCTCTTAACTTCTTGGTTGGGTCATCTTCCCAAAGCCCTGGCCTTGCCTGAAGCAGATGTTCTGAAAGTCCTGCAAATTCCTGTGTTTACGATCACCACAGCAGACGGTGGCCCACTTATTGCGACTTTGGCCGATAACCAAAAAGTTACCCAAGTCTTTATGAGTCAACAAGATGCGGATACTTTTTTAGGGAAACTCAAAGAAGCTCAGCCAGATTTAGCCAAACAAGTCAAGGTTCAGCCTGTTTCTTTGGGTCAAGTCTATCAATTAGCGATCGCCAGTAGTAAAGAAGCAGAACAGTTAAAGTTTGCTTATATTCCGATGCAAAGTGCCGTTGACTCTGCGAAAACAGTCTTGAGTGAGAGTGGACAAGAGTATAAGGGGGGTGTTCCTTTGTTCATTTTACGAGGGGGCCCGGAACAAGCGATGTTAACTATTCAACAAAATAATCAAGAAGTGATTCCTTTCTTCTTTGAAAAAGCTCAAATCCAAGCCATTGCTGATCAGTTGAAGAAGGATCAACCTGATCTTGCTGCTACTATGAAAATAGAGGTAATTCCCCTAGAAAATTTGATTGCAGCATTACATCAAAAGGATGATGCAATGCTTAAGCAAATTCAACTGATTCCCTCCCAGGAAACAATTAAATTTATTCAACAATCTATGCAATCTCAACAGGGACAATCTCAGCCCACTACCCCTAAAAAATAG
- a CDS encoding pentapeptide repeat-containing protein, producing the protein MKERELFTHYLKNQRNFQEENLHQANLEGLNLQRIDLTRADLSGANLKETDLSGACLAQANLTDADLSYSHLVGANLTEINLIGADLTGADLAGVNLTHADLRCANLQNANLTRANLKEVNLDGADLRGANLCHAVIVNTDLSVADTTDAHLKGSQQCELEQPLSTHSANWVSWSG; encoded by the coding sequence ATGAAAGAGAGAGAATTATTTACTCACTACCTCAAAAATCAACGAAATTTTCAAGAAGAAAACCTACATCAAGCTAACCTAGAAGGACTCAATTTGCAGCGCATTGATCTAACCCGTGCGGACTTGAGTGGGGCTAATTTAAAAGAAACCGATTTAAGTGGTGCTTGTCTCGCTCAAGCCAATTTAACCGATGCTGATCTGAGTTACTCTCATTTAGTCGGTGCTAATCTCACGGAAATTAACCTCATTGGGGCCGACTTAACAGGGGCAGATTTAGCGGGAGTTAACTTAACCCATGCTGATCTCCGCTGTGCTAATTTGCAGAATGCCAATCTTACCAGAGCCAACCTGAAAGAAGTTAACTTAGATGGGGCTGACTTAAGGGGTGCAAACCTTTGCCATGCGGTTATTGTTAACACCGATTTAAGCGTGGCCGATACCACAGATGCCCATTTAAAAGGTAGTCAACAGTGTGAGTTAGAACAACCCCTATCAACCCATTCTGCTAATTGGGTGAGTTGGTCAGGCTGA